The following coding sequences are from one Geothrix sp. window:
- a CDS encoding tetratricopeptide repeat protein, with the protein MSARMMLLPALAALLAIGCGSEDQLRRVEQEVGDLKLEVFKLRQSVEEGNKRAQADQQAAAEARSQDRRFQADLQESLRQVQDTTRVLNNRLNSQPKGPSRPAAETPAPAAVSAEDERAYNAAVLDYNRGNYPLAAEGLELFLKTYPQSVKRPDALFFLGLCHYNQRAFDKAQAAFDRIIKEHAASPQFLPARLKRAQCLLKQGLKPAAMKAFRELVDGFPGSAEARTAQQELSDLGL; encoded by the coding sequence ATGAGCGCCCGCATGATGTTGCTTCCCGCCCTGGCCGCGCTGCTGGCCATCGGCTGCGGATCCGAGGACCAGCTCCGCCGCGTGGAGCAGGAAGTGGGCGACCTCAAGCTGGAGGTCTTCAAGCTCCGGCAGTCGGTGGAGGAGGGCAACAAGCGGGCCCAGGCCGATCAGCAGGCCGCCGCCGAAGCCCGAAGCCAGGACCGCCGTTTCCAGGCGGACCTGCAGGAGAGCCTGCGGCAGGTGCAGGACACCACGCGGGTGTTGAACAACCGCCTGAACAGCCAGCCGAAGGGCCCCAGCCGGCCCGCCGCCGAGACGCCGGCTCCGGCGGCCGTCTCGGCCGAGGATGAGCGGGCCTACAACGCCGCCGTGCTGGACTACAACCGGGGCAACTACCCCCTGGCGGCCGAAGGGCTCGAACTGTTCCTGAAGACCTACCCCCAGAGCGTGAAGCGCCCGGATGCCCTGTTCTTCCTGGGGCTCTGCCACTACAACCAGCGCGCCTTCGACAAGGCCCAGGCCGCCTTCGACCGGATCATCAAGGAGCATGCGGCCTCACCCCAGTTCCTCCCCGCCAGGCTGAAGCGGGCCCAGTGCCTGCTCAAGCAGGGGCTGAAGCCCGCCGCCATGAAGGCCTTCCGCGAGCTGGTGGACGGCTTCCCGGGCAGCGCCGAGGCCCGCACGGCCCAGCAGGAACTGAGCGACCTCGGCCTCTGA
- the pal gene encoding peptidoglycan-associated lipoprotein Pal, which produces MRYGTYLVPAAIVLTLGSLACKPPKTAEQIKAETQAAFNEGVQAFKDGKARATNPYVNDKENPHKLQGWYDGWDKAAADKAAADRAAADAKAAADAKAAADKLAAEKAAAEEAARKAAEAEKAAAFRKAAEAALKTIHFDYDKSDIKESDRALLQGIADFMKAFPAAKLEIEGHCDERGTNEYNLALGNKRAAAALAYLKTLGVDEARFTTISYGKEKPLCTDAKEACWSQNRRGEFKLK; this is translated from the coding sequence ATGCGCTACGGAACCTACCTCGTCCCTGCGGCCATCGTGCTCACCCTTGGCAGCTTGGCTTGCAAGCCGCCCAAGACCGCCGAGCAGATCAAGGCCGAGACCCAGGCCGCCTTCAACGAGGGCGTGCAGGCATTCAAGGACGGCAAGGCCCGTGCGACCAACCCCTACGTGAACGACAAGGAAAACCCGCACAAGCTGCAGGGCTGGTACGACGGCTGGGACAAGGCCGCCGCCGACAAGGCCGCTGCCGACAGGGCCGCTGCTGATGCCAAGGCCGCCGCCGACGCGAAGGCCGCCGCCGACAAGCTCGCCGCCGAGAAGGCCGCCGCCGAGGAAGCTGCCCGCAAGGCCGCCGAGGCCGAGAAGGCCGCCGCCTTCAGGAAGGCCGCCGAGGCCGCCCTCAAGACGATCCACTTCGACTACGACAAGTCCGACATCAAGGAATCTGATCGCGCGCTGCTCCAGGGCATCGCCGACTTCATGAAGGCCTTCCCCGCCGCCAAGCTCGAGATCGAAGGCCACTGCGACGAGCGCGGCACCAACGAGTACAACCTCGCGCTCGGCAACAAGCGCGCCGCCGCGGCCCTGGCCTACCTGAAGACCCTGGGCGTGGACGAGGCCCGCTTCACCACCATCAGCTACGGCAAGGAAAAGCCCCTCTGCACCGATGCGAAGGAAGCCTGCTGGAGCCAGAACCGCCGCGGCGAGTTCAAGCTCAAGTAG
- a CDS encoding (deoxy)nucleoside triphosphate pyrophosphohydrolase yields the protein MTEVALALLRRGDRWFLQRRDPANAVLPGLWEFPGGKVEAGETPQAALARELREEVGLGLCEARPWPVLDGPIRLHPFLVETQGEPRTSLAWGWFTAPEMLRLSMPPRNTDLVARLAAADLIG from the coding sequence ATGACCGAGGTGGCCCTGGCGCTGCTGCGGCGCGGGGACCGCTGGTTCCTCCAGCGGAGGGATCCCGCCAACGCCGTTCTGCCGGGGCTCTGGGAGTTTCCGGGCGGCAAGGTCGAGGCGGGCGAGACGCCGCAGGCGGCCCTGGCCCGCGAGCTGCGGGAAGAGGTGGGACTGGGCCTCTGCGAGGCGCGGCCCTGGCCCGTGCTGGACGGCCCGATCCGCCTCCATCCCTTTCTCGTGGAAACCCAGGGCGAGCCCCGCACGTCCCTGGCCTGGGGGTGGTTCACCGCGCCGGAGATGCTCCGCCTGTCCATGCCACCCAGGAACACGGACCTGGTGGCCCGGTTGGCGGCGGCTGATCTGATAGGCTGA
- a CDS encoding ribonuclease HII has protein sequence MSPVNPLDWDLGNVPPGVAWGGVDEAGRGAWAGPVVAACAVLDAETVRKWGHVLRSVRDSKKLKPERREVLAAELKALLPAYGIAEMDPMAIDRENILEATMMAMRQAVAELSLRPRMLFIDGDKGPRTGLPERLVVDGDALSCAVGAASILAKAHRDALMVRMEAAHPGYGFDRHKGYGTALHQERLRDLGASSIHRISYAPVAGLQRVDEDLREALHQSLARCASVDELRAWVELELRPAYGRLKLVWVETLRRRYADRLALLAGGDGPSGGEA, from the coding sequence ATGAGCCCGGTGAACCCCCTCGACTGGGATCTGGGCAACGTGCCCCCGGGCGTGGCCTGGGGCGGGGTGGACGAGGCGGGTCGGGGCGCCTGGGCCGGGCCCGTGGTGGCGGCCTGTGCGGTGCTCGATGCCGAGACAGTCCGGAAGTGGGGGCACGTGCTGCGGAGCGTGCGCGACAGCAAGAAACTGAAACCGGAACGGCGCGAGGTCCTCGCTGCCGAGCTGAAGGCCCTGCTGCCGGCCTACGGGATCGCGGAGATGGATCCCATGGCCATCGACCGGGAGAACATTCTCGAGGCCACCATGATGGCCATGCGGCAGGCCGTGGCGGAGCTCTCCCTCCGGCCCCGGATGCTGTTCATCGATGGGGACAAGGGCCCGAGGACCGGGCTGCCCGAGCGCCTCGTGGTGGACGGCGATGCCCTCAGCTGCGCGGTGGGAGCGGCCAGCATCCTCGCCAAGGCCCACCGCGACGCCCTGATGGTCCGGATGGAGGCCGCCCACCCGGGCTACGGCTTCGACCGGCACAAGGGCTATGGCACCGCCCTCCACCAGGAACGGCTCCGGGACCTGGGGGCGAGCTCCATCCACCGCATCAGCTACGCGCCCGTGGCCGGTCTGCAGCGGGTGGACGAGGATCTGCGCGAGGCCCTGCACCAGAGCCTGGCCCGCTGCGCCTCCGTGGACGAGCTGAGGGCCTGGGTCGAGCTTGAGCTGAGGCCCGCCTATGGCCGGCTGAAGCTGGTGTGGGTGGAGACCCTGCGCCGGCGCTATGCGGACCGCCTGGCGCTGCTGGCCGGCGGAGACGGGCCCTCCGGAGGGGAAGCATGA
- a CDS encoding S1 family peptidase — MRFLTRLVLPCLLLGTLLAAQESALAPAVKNRVTDASFEVVVPRADPAKDPVSYEKDLPWDLVPFNLRNDPYVSIGTAFAISKTTLVTAHHVFQSLHASRGYQTCFIRDAKQNVWEVDQILALDEQRDVIEFSVKGRTFEQWLELRPGFKDNETVFTVGNAYGEGLVIRPGELIGTIPEPLRGAWNLLKSSAGVNPGNSGGPLVDPQGRVVGVVLGKKDNICYSLPTEELKAVKPDLARFFNKVTFSFSLFPEKSSALERAYDVPLPRAYAELRKEIAIKEKAFYFKSMDGLFTSLGQELFPSSEASEEAVADIPTSGNPEVIFRDNTTKKWSFSGLEYKSNDLPKNGRISYAQANGVYLFKIRRPDGLPLGDLLTKPKVSMDLLLKGASVSRTVGGQAIRVTSFGEPYQVQPHADRFGRLWQQAIWFTAYDDGVVLTYSTLVPSGVVMAVRFINSSSLMEWLYDLPKFLDYTYVPYAGRLKDWSEFLQHRERLPAALRGMTFDFQEGKHLRFQALWAKADLGPAQMELSAKAFLILNMGFSRKGPEVLWDLRRVNIAEDEEDNYFVLLRHIHPTPAMPESDQKRWKEIARQRHPYTRRTYEEEGASRIATVHPAFLKADTPADENTDLFTVYLARVGKVEDKEMQTRIQGLLQALTRSGASPSSQVVQVQPSTPAAATR, encoded by the coding sequence ATGAGATTCCTCACTCGACTGGTCCTGCCCTGCCTCCTCCTGGGCACGCTCCTCGCGGCGCAGGAGTCCGCCCTCGCCCCGGCCGTGAAGAACCGGGTGACGGACGCCAGCTTTGAGGTGGTGGTCCCCCGGGCCGACCCGGCCAAGGATCCGGTCTCCTACGAGAAGGACCTGCCCTGGGACCTCGTCCCGTTCAACCTCCGGAATGATCCCTACGTGTCCATCGGCACCGCCTTCGCCATCTCGAAGACGACCCTGGTGACGGCCCATCACGTCTTCCAGTCCCTCCACGCCTCCAGGGGCTACCAGACCTGCTTCATCCGTGATGCCAAGCAGAACGTCTGGGAAGTGGATCAGATCCTGGCCCTGGATGAGCAGCGCGACGTGATCGAGTTCTCGGTCAAGGGGAGGACCTTCGAGCAGTGGCTCGAGCTTCGACCCGGGTTCAAGGACAACGAGACCGTCTTCACCGTCGGCAACGCCTATGGAGAAGGCCTAGTGATCCGGCCCGGCGAGCTGATCGGAACCATCCCCGAGCCTCTGCGAGGCGCCTGGAACCTGCTGAAGAGCAGCGCCGGGGTGAACCCCGGCAATTCCGGAGGTCCGCTCGTGGATCCCCAGGGGCGCGTGGTCGGCGTGGTCCTGGGGAAGAAGGACAACATCTGCTACTCCCTTCCCACCGAGGAACTGAAGGCCGTGAAGCCCGACCTCGCCCGCTTCTTCAACAAGGTCACCTTCAGCTTCTCGCTGTTCCCCGAGAAGTCGAGCGCCTTGGAGCGCGCCTACGACGTGCCTCTGCCGCGCGCCTACGCGGAGCTGCGGAAGGAGATCGCGATCAAGGAGAAGGCGTTCTACTTCAAGTCCATGGATGGGTTGTTCACGAGCCTGGGGCAGGAGCTCTTCCCCTCGAGCGAAGCCAGCGAAGAGGCCGTCGCAGACATCCCCACCAGCGGTAATCCAGAAGTCATCTTCCGCGACAACACCACCAAGAAATGGTCGTTCTCCGGCCTCGAGTACAAATCCAACGACCTGCCCAAGAACGGACGGATCTCCTATGCGCAGGCCAACGGCGTGTACCTGTTCAAGATCCGCCGGCCCGATGGGCTTCCCCTCGGGGATTTGCTGACGAAGCCGAAGGTCTCCATGGACCTGCTGCTGAAGGGCGCCAGCGTGTCCCGCACGGTCGGGGGCCAGGCGATCCGCGTCACGTCGTTCGGCGAGCCCTACCAGGTCCAGCCGCATGCGGACCGGTTCGGACGCCTCTGGCAGCAGGCCATCTGGTTCACCGCCTACGACGATGGCGTGGTGCTCACCTATTCCACGCTTGTCCCCTCCGGCGTGGTGATGGCCGTCAGGTTCATCAACTCCTCCTCGCTCATGGAATGGCTCTACGACCTGCCGAAGTTCCTGGACTACACCTATGTCCCCTACGCCGGCAGGCTGAAGGACTGGAGCGAATTCCTGCAGCACCGGGAGCGCCTCCCGGCCGCCCTCCGGGGCATGACCTTCGACTTCCAGGAAGGGAAGCACCTCCGGTTCCAGGCCCTCTGGGCGAAGGCGGACCTCGGCCCCGCCCAGATGGAGCTTTCAGCCAAGGCCTTCCTGATCCTCAACATGGGATTTTCGAGGAAGGGCCCGGAGGTGCTCTGGGATCTGCGCCGGGTGAACATCGCGGAGGATGAGGAGGACAACTACTTCGTCCTGCTGCGGCACATCCACCCCACGCCGGCCATGCCCGAGTCCGACCAGAAGCGCTGGAAGGAGATCGCCAGACAGCGCCACCCGTACACCAGGCGCACATACGAGGAAGAGGGGGCCAGCCGGATCGCGACGGTCCACCCGGCGTTCCTCAAAGCGGACACGCCCGCCGACGAGAACACGGACCTGTTCACCGTCTACCTGGCCCGCGTGGGGAAGGTGGAGGACAAGGAAATGCAGACCCGCATCCAGGGACTCCTCCAGGCCCTCACCCGTTCCGGGGCGAGCCCCTCCAGCCAGGTGGTGCAGGTGCAGCCATCCACCCCGGCGGCAGCCACCCGCTGA
- a CDS encoding glycosyltransferase family 2 protein: MRIAAIIAAHDEAEHIAPVLEGLKDFGLHRLLVVDDGSTDGTGAVAAAAGAEVLRLEPGKGGGKGQAMRAGIARLQPDDFDFYLFLDADGQHDPGDLQRFLDHLSVHPDADFLIGSRFQDRARIPAKRWRTNALGTWTLGRIAGVTWEDSQSGFRLIRKKVLDRLQLRASGFAIEMEIAMKAADWKLRWAHIPIQAIYRPGPHRSHFRGVMDTWLIAWESLKC, encoded by the coding sequence TTGAGGATCGCCGCCATCATCGCCGCCCACGATGAGGCGGAGCACATCGCGCCCGTGCTGGAAGGCCTGAAGGATTTCGGCCTCCATCGCCTCCTGGTGGTGGATGACGGCTCCACGGATGGCACCGGGGCCGTGGCCGCGGCGGCCGGTGCGGAAGTGCTGCGGCTGGAGCCCGGGAAGGGTGGCGGCAAGGGGCAGGCCATGCGGGCCGGCATCGCCCGGCTCCAGCCCGACGACTTCGATTTCTACCTGTTCCTGGATGCGGATGGCCAGCATGACCCGGGCGATCTCCAGCGCTTCCTGGACCATCTGTCCGTCCATCCCGATGCGGACTTCCTCATCGGCTCGCGCTTCCAGGATCGGGCCCGGATCCCCGCCAAGCGCTGGCGGACTAACGCCCTGGGCACCTGGACCCTGGGGCGCATCGCCGGCGTGACCTGGGAGGACAGTCAGAGCGGCTTCCGCCTGATCCGCAAGAAGGTGCTGGACCGCCTCCAGCTCCGTGCCTCCGGGTTCGCCATCGAGATGGAGATCGCCATGAAGGCCGCGGACTGGAAGCTGCGCTGGGCGCACATCCCCATCCAGGCCATCTACCGGCCAGGACCGCACCGGAGCCATTTCAGAGGTGTGATGGATACCTGGCTGATCGCGTGGGAATCCCTGAAGTGCTGA
- a CDS encoding M61 family metallopeptidase has product MSKPAPIRATLRPLDLAQHLFEVGLVFPAEALAKGGVAALPAWTPGSYLVRDYARFVDRVRWVDGPQERALEKLDKQRWALPASRGDLTVRYRVYGNDLTVRTNHMDATHAQIIPAATFLYLEGQLDRPITVHFEGFPTTWKVASPLPLKQGAYQARDFDTLVDSPFELGAFKSRSFKAGSTTFQLAFTGAHNGDEARITEATRKIVEAAGAIFGGFPFQRYLFLFTFAPGLRGGLEHRDCTSLISDSHAFDRQEGYHALHQLVAHEFFHAWNVKRLHDPALGPFDYSRENPTKMLWFHEGLTSYMEHVIVLRAGVVPWNHTAKELARCWSEQVQRPGRLEQSLEESSWDTWIRLYKPHEFSPNSTVSYYDKGELVGWLMDAALREGSRGRAGLAELFALLWQRHGERGLTDADVRAAFRELSGREPGPFWDAYISGRAELDADLLRRAFGLGLEAQAPWQGLSQEEQRDTVSLQRARSWTGLVLASNGPVVQNVIPGSPAAVAGLSFGMEILAVDGWRTKTAAEVQRGLAQPGPAGLAHILATDRSRVFEVDVPVIENPERSYRLVPDQAANAVQRSAYEASYGQPWPASPGKRGKRR; this is encoded by the coding sequence ATGTCCAAGCCTGCCCCCATCCGGGCCACCCTGCGTCCCCTGGACCTGGCCCAGCACCTGTTCGAGGTGGGGCTGGTCTTCCCGGCGGAGGCCCTGGCCAAGGGCGGGGTCGCCGCCCTTCCGGCCTGGACGCCGGGCTCGTACCTCGTGCGGGACTACGCGCGGTTCGTGGATCGCGTCCGCTGGGTGGATGGCCCGCAGGAACGGGCTCTCGAGAAACTCGACAAGCAGCGCTGGGCGCTTCCAGCCTCCCGGGGTGACCTCACGGTCCGCTACCGCGTCTACGGCAACGACCTGACCGTCCGCACCAACCACATGGACGCCACCCACGCCCAGATCATCCCCGCGGCGACCTTCCTCTACCTGGAGGGCCAGCTGGACCGACCCATCACCGTGCACTTCGAGGGCTTCCCGACCACCTGGAAGGTGGCCTCGCCCCTTCCGCTCAAGCAGGGCGCCTACCAGGCCAGGGACTTCGACACGCTGGTGGACTCGCCCTTCGAGCTGGGCGCGTTCAAGTCGCGCAGCTTCAAGGCCGGGAGCACCACCTTCCAGCTGGCCTTCACCGGCGCGCACAACGGCGACGAAGCTCGCATCACCGAGGCCACCCGCAAGATCGTCGAGGCCGCGGGCGCCATCTTCGGCGGCTTCCCCTTCCAGCGCTACCTGTTCCTATTCACCTTCGCGCCCGGGCTTCGGGGTGGCCTCGAGCACCGGGACTGCACCAGTCTCATCTCCGACAGCCACGCCTTCGACCGGCAGGAGGGCTACCACGCCCTCCACCAGCTCGTGGCCCACGAGTTCTTCCACGCCTGGAACGTCAAGCGGCTGCACGATCCCGCGCTGGGGCCCTTCGACTACAGCCGCGAGAATCCCACGAAGATGCTGTGGTTCCACGAGGGGCTCACGTCCTACATGGAGCACGTGATCGTCCTGCGGGCCGGCGTGGTGCCGTGGAATCACACGGCCAAGGAGCTGGCCCGATGCTGGAGCGAGCAGGTTCAGCGCCCGGGCCGCCTGGAGCAGAGCCTGGAGGAATCCAGCTGGGACACCTGGATCCGCCTCTACAAGCCGCACGAGTTCAGCCCCAACAGCACCGTCAGCTACTACGACAAGGGTGAGCTGGTGGGCTGGCTCATGGATGCCGCCCTGCGTGAGGGCAGCCGCGGCAGGGCCGGGCTGGCGGAACTCTTCGCCCTGCTGTGGCAGCGGCACGGCGAGCGGGGACTTACCGATGCCGATGTGCGGGCGGCCTTCCGGGAGCTGTCGGGGCGCGAGCCCGGGCCCTTCTGGGATGCCTACATCTCCGGCCGGGCCGAGCTGGACGCCGACCTCCTGCGCCGGGCCTTCGGTCTGGGCCTGGAAGCGCAGGCCCCCTGGCAGGGCCTTTCCCAGGAGGAGCAGCGCGATACCGTGTCCCTGCAGCGGGCCAGGTCCTGGACGGGACTGGTGCTGGCCTCCAATGGACCGGTGGTGCAGAACGTGATTCCCGGCAGTCCCGCCGCGGTTGCGGGCCTCAGTTTCGGCATGGAGATCCTGGCGGTGGACGGCTGGCGCACCAAGACCGCGGCCGAGGTCCAGCGGGGCCTGGCCCAGCCCGGGCCCGCTGGCCTGGCCCACATCCTCGCGACGGATCGCAGCCGGGTGTTCGAGGTCGACGTGCCGGTCATCGAGAACCCCGAGCGCAGCTACCGGCTGGTTCCCGATCAGGCCGCCAACGCTGTCCAGCGGTCGGCCTACGAGGCCTCGTACGGCCAGCCCTGGCCCGCCTCCCCCGGGAAACGCGGGAAGCGCCGTTGA
- a CDS encoding TetR/AcrR family transcriptional regulator, with product MSTVPDHGLKEMVPVFGPEALGVGTHGSFHAALERLSGEGDLKARLLLSALSHFAAKGYDGVQVKEVAEEAGVSKPTLYYHFGSKEGLFRQLCLVSLASMAVRIQAMVEPYLAAPIQGRPALEAACLELCRAYLGMLLESQEFTGFILRSIAVPSPDSSFRDLMPLVEKGLSPLGMFMHHAFGTGLEQARKEVLLFTSLVGSLIEEKLRDPQYQITDEEIRWVSQRWLHGVLG from the coding sequence ATGTCCACCGTTCCAGACCATGGTCTCAAAGAGATGGTGCCGGTTTTCGGGCCCGAGGCCCTGGGTGTCGGCACCCACGGCAGCTTCCACGCCGCCCTCGAGCGGCTCAGCGGCGAGGGCGACCTCAAGGCCCGGCTCCTGCTCTCGGCCCTGTCCCACTTTGCGGCCAAGGGCTACGACGGCGTCCAGGTGAAGGAGGTCGCCGAGGAGGCCGGGGTCTCCAAGCCGACGCTCTACTACCACTTCGGCAGCAAGGAAGGGCTCTTCCGCCAGCTCTGCCTGGTGTCGCTGGCCAGCATGGCCGTGCGCATCCAGGCCATGGTGGAGCCCTACCTCGCCGCCCCGATCCAGGGCAGGCCGGCCCTCGAAGCCGCCTGCCTGGAGCTCTGCCGTGCCTACCTCGGCATGCTGCTCGAGAGCCAGGAGTTCACCGGCTTCATCCTGCGCTCCATCGCCGTGCCCTCTCCGGATTCCAGCTTCCGCGACCTGATGCCCCTGGTGGAGAAGGGCCTGAGTCCCCTCGGCATGTTCATGCACCACGCCTTCGGCACCGGCCTGGAGCAGGCCCGCAAGGAGGTGCTGCTCTTCACTTCGCTGGTGGGTTCGCTCATCGAGGAGAAGCTGCGCGATCCCCAGTACCAGATCACTGATGAGGAGATCCGGTGGGTGTCGCAGCGCTGGCTGCACGGCGTCCTGGGCTGA
- the miaE gene encoding tRNA isopentenyl-2-thiomethyl-A-37 hydroxylase MiaE — MTGFRPPLALRASTPAAWAEAATADPAALLSDHAHCEKKAALNALNLSQSFADTPRASILLARLAEEELNHYRRVLEALHGFGWALQPDLGNPYAQALHKLASKGLLDRLLIAALIEARSCERLWLLEQAGPAQAELGSAGWLTFLLELERCEAGHAVAYRSLAEERFGAQAEARLEWWLDRESEVIQALPWRSAVH, encoded by the coding sequence ATGACCGGATTCCGGCCGCCCCTGGCCCTCCGCGCCAGCACCCCCGCCGCCTGGGCCGAGGCGGCCACCGCCGATCCGGCGGCCCTGCTCTCCGATCACGCCCATTGCGAGAAGAAGGCCGCCCTGAACGCCCTCAACCTGAGCCAGTCCTTCGCGGACACGCCGCGGGCCTCGATCCTGCTGGCGCGGCTTGCGGAGGAGGAACTCAACCACTATCGGCGGGTGCTCGAGGCGCTGCACGGATTCGGCTGGGCCCTTCAACCGGACCTGGGCAATCCCTACGCCCAGGCCCTGCACAAGCTCGCCTCCAAAGGGCTGCTTGACCGCCTGCTCATCGCCGCACTCATCGAGGCCCGCAGCTGCGAGCGCCTCTGGCTGCTGGAGCAGGCGGGCCCGGCCCAGGCCGAGTTGGGTTCCGCGGGCTGGCTGACCTTCCTTCTGGAGCTGGAGCGCTGCGAGGCGGGTCATGCAGTGGCCTACCGCAGTCTGGCCGAGGAGCGCTTCGGCGCCCAGGCCGAAGCCCGGCTGGAGTGGTGGCTGGACCGGGAGTCCGAAGTGATCCAGGCCCTGCCCTGGCGGTCTGCGGTCCACTAG
- a CDS encoding EamA family transporter, with amino-acid sequence MSLLLVVSVLWALSFGLTAQVSGLGAPFVTAVRTLLAALVFLPFLNLKGMAPKRVAAFAAIGALQFGLMYLLYVASFHWLRSSEVALFTIFTPLFVTLVDDLLEGRSTGKVWLAVAVAVLGTGICVGSGPGRAGLLWGFLLMQGANLCFALGQVLYRREAPATGKRDRELMGILYLGAAAVAVSLAAPWIQWHQVFTLSLRQAAVLAYLGAVASGLGFFLFNAGARRTDIGTLAIFNNVKIPLAILASGLVFREAIDWPRLILGGVVLASALALNGFPGGRP; translated from the coding sequence ATGTCCCTGCTGCTCGTCGTCTCGGTCCTGTGGGCCCTGTCCTTCGGCCTCACGGCCCAGGTGAGCGGCCTGGGCGCCCCCTTCGTGACCGCGGTCCGGACTCTGCTCGCGGCACTGGTGTTCCTGCCCTTCCTGAACCTGAAGGGGATGGCCCCGAAGCGGGTGGCCGCCTTCGCCGCCATCGGTGCGCTCCAGTTCGGGCTCATGTACCTGCTCTACGTCGCATCGTTCCATTGGCTGCGCTCTTCGGAGGTGGCCCTCTTCACCATCTTCACGCCCCTCTTCGTGACGCTGGTGGACGACCTGCTGGAAGGGCGGAGCACCGGCAAGGTCTGGCTCGCGGTGGCGGTGGCGGTGCTGGGGACGGGCATCTGCGTGGGCTCGGGGCCGGGGCGGGCGGGCCTGCTCTGGGGTTTCCTCCTCATGCAGGGGGCGAACCTCTGCTTCGCCCTGGGCCAGGTGCTCTATCGCCGCGAGGCCCCTGCCACGGGGAAGCGCGACCGGGAGCTCATGGGGATCCTCTACCTCGGTGCAGCGGCGGTCGCCGTGAGCCTGGCTGCTCCGTGGATCCAGTGGCATCAGGTCTTCACCCTGAGCCTCCGGCAGGCGGCGGTGCTGGCCTACCTGGGCGCGGTGGCCTCGGGGCTGGGGTTCTTCCTCTTCAACGCCGGGGCCCGGCGGACGGACATCGGGACCCTGGCCATCTTCAACAACGTGAAGATCCCCCTGGCGATCCTGGCTTCGGGGCTCGTGTTCCGCGAGGCCATCGACTGGCCCAGGCTCATCCTGGGTGGGGTGGTCCTCGCTTCCGCCCTTGCGCTCAATGGCTTTCCAGGAGGACGCCCATGA
- a CDS encoding DUF2520 domain-containing protein, with product MRHTVRMTVEFTILGRGRAGRALAAAWGPRVALCEHTARPEGLVVLAVPDRALPELAALFPGRCVHLAGSLHLEGVPCAHPLTSFDGQARDWTDTPLAVTGALPDGLRRAFGDLGFMAFDLPAELKPLYHAAAVLTSGHAATLWLGAEALLRAQGVALPGRGLLPLAEATLRNVEAGGAVGRTGPFVRGDEATIARDAEALPAPWREIFLKLGRGLD from the coding sequence TTGCGCCACACTGTCCGGATGACCGTCGAATTCACCATCCTGGGCCGGGGCCGAGCGGGGCGCGCACTGGCGGCGGCCTGGGGTCCGCGGGTGGCGCTGTGCGAGCATACGGCCCGGCCGGAAGGCCTGGTGGTGCTGGCGGTGCCGGACCGGGCCCTGCCGGAACTGGCGGCGCTGTTCCCGGGGCGCTGCGTGCACCTGGCGGGCAGCCTGCACCTGGAGGGCGTGCCCTGCGCCCATCCCCTGACGAGCTTCGACGGCCAGGCCCGCGACTGGACGGACACGCCCCTCGCGGTCACCGGGGCCCTGCCGGATGGGCTGCGCCGCGCCTTCGGCGACCTGGGCTTCATGGCCTTCGATCTGCCGGCGGAGCTGAAGCCGCTCTACCACGCGGCGGCCGTGCTCACCTCGGGCCATGCGGCCACCCTGTGGCTGGGGGCCGAGGCCCTGCTCCGCGCCCAGGGCGTGGCGCTGCCAGGCCGTGGGCTGCTGCCCCTGGCGGAAGCCACCCTGCGCAACGTGGAGGCAGGCGGCGCCGTGGGCCGCACGGGACCCTTCGTGCGCGGTGACGAGGCGACCATCGCGCGGGACGCGGAGGCCCTTCCGGCCCCCTGGCGCGAGATCTTCCTGAAACTCGGCCGAGGTCTCGACTGA